One Pleurocapsa sp. PCC 7327 DNA segment encodes these proteins:
- a CDS encoding saccharopine dehydrogenase-like oxidoreductase — MMSTDKVIRVGVLGFGGLGQAAARVLEPKIEMKWVAVADRKGYAYNEMGLDGDACIAACRDKGSVGYVRPYGTLASNSIQELLAKANTDGYFLALPNLPNTFMADVARMFIQSGWRGVLVDALKRTSAVEQLLQLRGELQAVGITYMTGCGATPGLLTAAAALAAQSYAEIHSVKITFGVGIANWEAYRATIREDIAHLPGYNVEKARAMSDAEVEMLLDKTNGILALENMEHADDIILELAGICPRDRVSVGGVVDTRNPKKPLSTHVKVAGRTFEGKISTHTFTLGDETSMAANVCGPAFGYLKAGIALHRRGIYGLFTAAEVMPQFVK, encoded by the coding sequence ATGATGAGTACAGACAAAGTTATCCGAGTAGGGGTTTTAGGGTTTGGAGGATTAGGACAAGCGGCTGCCAGAGTTCTCGAACCTAAGATAGAGATGAAATGGGTAGCAGTTGCCGATCGCAAGGGATATGCTTACAATGAGATGGGCTTGGATGGAGATGCTTGTATTGCCGCTTGTCGGGATAAAGGATCGGTGGGATATGTACGACCCTACGGAACGCTCGCTAGCAATAGTATTCAAGAATTATTAGCCAAGGCAAATACAGACGGTTATTTCCTCGCCTTGCCCAACTTGCCAAATACTTTTATGGCAGATGTCGCGCGGATGTTCATCCAATCCGGTTGGCGAGGCGTTTTGGTAGATGCGCTCAAACGTACCAGTGCGGTAGAGCAATTATTGCAGTTGCGAGGCGAACTACAAGCAGTAGGCATTACTTACATGACGGGATGCGGGGCAACGCCAGGACTGCTAACGGCGGCAGCAGCGCTTGCCGCTCAAAGTTATGCAGAAATTCACAGCGTTAAAATTACCTTTGGAGTAGGAATCGCTAACTGGGAAGCTTATCGGGCAACCATTCGCGAAGATATCGCCCATTTACCAGGCTACAACGTAGAAAAAGCCAGGGCAATGAGCGATGCTGAGGTAGAGATGCTCTTAGATAAAACCAATGGAATTTTGGCGCTAGAAAACATGGAACATGCCGACGATATCATACTAGAGTTAGCAGGAATCTGTCCGCGCGATCGCGTTTCGGTTGGCGGTGTCGTCGATACCCGCAATCCCAAAAAGCCACTCAGTACCCATGTTAAGGTAGCGGGACGGACATTCGAGGGCAAAATTTCTACCCATACCTTTACGCTAGGCGACGAAACCAGCATGGCAGCTAATGTTTGCGGTCCCGCTTTCGGCTATCTTAAAGCTGGCATTGCTTTGCACCGTCGCGGAATTTACGGGTTGTTTACCGCAGCAGAAGTTATGCCTCAGTTTGTTAAGTAA
- a CDS encoding ACP phosphodiesterase — protein sequence MNYLAHLFLAEDTPESRIGNLLGDFVKGSLERYKTHYSESILKGIETHRRVDFFTDTHYFYKESKQRLSKIHRHFSGVIIDIFYDHFLAKNWSQFSKESLEEFADKIYKILEKNRNILPERLQRNLPVMISENWLVLYKKIEGIDLACQRLSRRIKRANSLALAQDELLKNYDEIELDFLSFFPEIINYVETNRPYF from the coding sequence ATGAATTATTTGGCTCATTTATTTCTAGCAGAAGATACGCCAGAATCTCGCATTGGCAATTTGCTTGGCGATTTTGTTAAAGGTTCTCTAGAAAGATACAAAACTCATTATAGTGAAAGCATACTCAAGGGAATTGAGACTCATCGACGAGTAGACTTTTTTACTGATACTCACTATTTTTACAAAGAAAGTAAACAGCGCCTCAGCAAAATTCATCGCCATTTTTCCGGTGTTATAATAGATATTTTTTACGATCATTTTTTGGCTAAAAACTGGTCGCAATTCTCAAAAGAGTCTCTAGAAGAATTTGCCGATAAGATTTATAAAATTTTAGAGAAGAATAGGAATATTTTACCCGAAAGACTGCAAAGAAATCTGCCCGTAATGATTTCTGAAAACTGGTTAGTTTTGTATAAAAAAATCGAAGGGATCGATCTAGCTTGTCAGCGTTTGTCTCGACGGATTAAAAGAGCAAATAGTCTGGCACTAGCTCAAGACGAACTCTTAAAAAATTATGATGAAATCGAGCTAGATTTTCTGAGTTTCTTTCCAGAAATTATTAATTACGTTGAAACTAACCGTCCGTATTTTTAG
- the crtR gene encoding beta-carotene hydroxylase produces the protein MQSAQMLLTVPKEFLKAPDGLNPTAIMFLAALGLIVFSVCGYWLWDWWDWCCFCFNVLALHLAGTVIHDASHNSAHRNRILNAILGHGSALMLGFAFPVFTRVHLQHHAHVNDPENDPDHFVSTGGPLWLIAARFFYHEVFFFKRRLWRNYELLEWFLSRLFLITVVFLGCHYGFIGYIMNFWFVPALVVGLALGLFFDYLPHRPFQERDRWKNARVYPNSILNLLILGQNYHLIHHLWPSIPWYKYQAAYYATKPLLDAKGCDQSLGLLERKNFWSFLYDVFLGIRFHHKKSKQLDVETQTLCLKKSQQTLN, from the coding sequence ATGCAGTCGGCCCAGATGCTGCTGACGGTGCCCAAAGAGTTTCTAAAAGCGCCCGATGGATTAAATCCTACTGCGATCATGTTTTTAGCAGCTTTAGGGCTAATTGTTTTTTCAGTTTGTGGTTATTGGTTGTGGGATTGGTGGGATTGGTGCTGTTTTTGTTTTAATGTTCTGGCTTTGCATTTAGCAGGTACGGTCATTCATGATGCATCTCACAACAGCGCCCATCGAAACCGAATTCTTAATGCTATTCTGGGACACGGCAGCGCGCTGATGTTGGGATTTGCCTTTCCCGTATTTACCAGAGTACACTTGCAACACCACGCTCACGTCAACGATCCCGAAAACGATCCCGACCATTTTGTCTCTACTGGGGGACCTTTGTGGTTAATTGCGGCACGCTTTTTTTATCATGAAGTTTTTTTCTTCAAGCGGCGTTTGTGGCGCAATTATGAGTTGCTTGAATGGTTTTTAAGCCGACTGTTTCTTATCACAGTTGTTTTTCTGGGATGCCACTATGGTTTTATTGGCTATATTATGAACTTTTGGTTCGTTCCAGCTTTAGTAGTAGGGTTAGCGCTAGGGCTTTTTTTTGATTATCTACCCCATCGTCCTTTTCAAGAGCGCGATCGCTGGAAAAATGCGAGAGTCTATCCCAACTCTATCCTCAATCTTCTCATTCTCGGACAAAATTATCACCTCATTCATCATCTGTGGCCCTCGATTCCTTGGTATAAATATCAAGCTGCCTATTATGCTACCAAACCGCTTTTAGATGCCAAAGGATGCGATCAATCTCTAGGTTTACTGGAGAGAAAAAACTTTTGGAGTTTCCTTTATGATGTGTTTTTAGGCATTCGTTTTCATCATAAAAAGTCAAAACAACTAGATGTAGAGACGCAAACCTTGTGCTTGAAAAAGAGTCAACAGACCTTAAATTAA
- a CDS encoding quinone-dependent dihydroorotate dehydrogenase, with product MFNFAQPLYPLIFAAAKNNPEGAHQQLLKTLNRIERSRHSVWGGWVLKQCEQSFVYSEPRLSQTLWGLNFDNPVGLAPGCDKDGVAAGIWNSLGFGFAELGAVTLHPQPGNPRPRLFRLPLDRAILNRMGANNQGAEAMSKTLRQAWQRQPRRIPIGINLCKSKITPLEEAAEDYVESFRYLRDWADYFVANVSSPNTPGLRSLQAGEQLEPILAALVAENRGSKPLLIKISPDLDGDAIATILDLAKAYNLAGIIATNTTTRRDGLKTQILEATGKDIKDEAGGISGTPVRQRSTEIIRFIWHKTQGKLPIIGVGGIFTPDDAWEKITAGASLLQVYTGWIYEGPWMVRRILEGLVTRLEAQGFTHLSQAVGSAEDFTLSPFPQSQ from the coding sequence ATGTTTAATTTCGCGCAACCTTTATATCCACTCATTTTCGCTGCTGCTAAAAACAATCCAGAGGGGGCGCATCAGCAACTCCTCAAAACTCTAAATCGGATAGAGCGATCGCGTCATTCTGTTTGGGGAGGCTGGGTGCTGAAACAATGCGAGCAATCCTTTGTCTACAGCGAGCCGCGACTCTCACAAACCTTGTGGGGACTTAATTTTGATAATCCCGTCGGTTTGGCTCCGGGTTGCGATAAAGATGGAGTAGCGGCTGGAATCTGGAATAGTTTGGGTTTTGGGTTTGCAGAATTAGGAGCAGTAACGCTTCACCCGCAACCTGGCAATCCTCGTCCTCGCTTGTTTCGCCTGCCGTTGGATCGAGCCATCCTAAATCGCATGGGAGCGAACAATCAAGGCGCAGAAGCTATGTCAAAAACCCTGCGACAAGCTTGGCAAAGACAGCCTCGTCGCATTCCTATCGGGATTAATCTGTGTAAGTCTAAAATAACTCCATTGGAGGAGGCAGCAGAGGATTATGTGGAAAGTTTTCGCTATCTGAGAGATTGGGCTGATTATTTTGTTGCGAACGTGAGTTCTCCCAATACGCCAGGATTGCGATCGCTCCAAGCAGGAGAACAACTCGAACCCATTTTGGCAGCATTGGTTGCAGAAAATCGGGGCAGTAAGCCGCTATTAATTAAAATCTCTCCCGACTTGGATGGGGATGCGATCGCGACTATCCTAGACTTAGCGAAAGCCTATAATTTAGCTGGTATTATTGCCACCAACACCACGACTCGACGAGACGGACTTAAAACCCAAATTCTCGAAGCGACGGGGAAAGATATTAAAGACGAAGCCGGAGGAATTAGCGGCACTCCCGTGCGCCAGCGCTCTACAGAGATAATCCGCTTTATTTGGCACAAAACCCAAGGTAAACTCCCAATTATTGGGGTTGGAGGTATTTTTACCCCCGATGATGCCTGGGAAAAAATTACGGCTGGTGCGAGTCTGCTACAAGTCTATACGGGTTGGATTTATGAAGGACCTTGGATGGTACGTCGCATTCTAGAAGGATTAGTTACCAGATTAGAAGCACAAGGTTTCACGCATCTTTCGCAAGCAGTCGGTAGTGCGGAAGACTTTACCCTTTCCCCTTTCCCCCAATCCCAATGA